From Bradyrhizobium sp. NDS-1, the proteins below share one genomic window:
- a CDS encoding NnrS family protein: MAGARSRNFQGWPLFANSFRPFFLFAAIQAGLAILAWLPMFYGELSVSSAFAPRDWHVHEMLYGFLPAVITGFLFTAIPNWTGRLPIQGTSLGALLTVWLAGRVAVTLSADVGWAFALVVDTAFLALVVAAAAREIIAGGNWRNLPVVVLVSILLAGNVAFHIEAHDQGAADVSVRVGIGVVVLLIALIGGRIIPSFTRNWLVKFNPGRLPVPFGRFDGAVIGLSALALISWVAAPLNAVTGVLMALVGGLHLVRLARWAGDRTFRERLLVILHVGYVFVPFGFILHALAVFGTLPPSAGIHAWMAGAAGTMTLAVMTRASLGHTGQALTASPAIQGIYAAIVVGALARVAAVVLPAHSDVLLHVAACGWLIAFLGFAVAFGPLLAGSRRRALATMGVPVPAR; encoded by the coding sequence TTCTATGGCGAACTGTCGGTGAGTTCCGCATTCGCGCCGCGCGACTGGCACGTCCACGAGATGCTCTATGGCTTCCTGCCGGCGGTGATCACGGGGTTCCTGTTCACGGCCATTCCGAACTGGACCGGGCGGCTGCCGATCCAGGGCACCTCGCTGGGGGCGCTCTTGACCGTCTGGCTTGCGGGGCGTGTCGCGGTGACGTTGTCGGCCGATGTCGGCTGGGCGTTTGCACTGGTCGTTGACACCGCCTTCCTGGCGCTGGTCGTCGCCGCCGCCGCGCGCGAGATCATCGCCGGCGGCAACTGGCGCAACCTGCCCGTCGTGGTGCTGGTGTCCATTCTGCTCGCCGGCAATGTCGCTTTTCATATCGAGGCGCATGACCAGGGCGCGGCCGATGTCAGCGTCCGCGTCGGCATCGGCGTCGTCGTGCTTCTGATCGCGCTGATCGGCGGCCGCATCATTCCGAGCTTCACCCGCAACTGGCTGGTCAAGTTCAATCCCGGTCGGCTCCCGGTGCCGTTCGGACGCTTCGACGGCGCGGTGATCGGATTGAGCGCGCTCGCGCTCATCTCGTGGGTCGCAGCACCGTTGAATGCCGTCACCGGTGTTCTGATGGCGCTGGTCGGCGGGCTGCATCTGGTGCGGCTTGCGCGCTGGGCCGGCGATCGCACTTTCCGCGAGCGGCTGCTCGTGATCCTGCATGTCGGCTACGTCTTCGTGCCGTTCGGCTTCATTCTGCATGCCCTGGCTGTTTTCGGAACGTTGCCGCCAAGCGCCGGCATCCACGCCTGGATGGCGGGTGCGGCGGGAACCATGACGCTCGCCGTGATGACCCGCGCGAGTCTCGGCCATACCGGCCAGGCGTTGACGGCTTCGCCGGCGATCCAGGGAATCTATGCTGCGATCGTCGTCGGAGCTCTGGCGCGGGTCGCCGCCGTGGTGCTGCCCGCGCATAGCGATGTGCTGTTGCACGTCGCCGCCTGCGGCTGGCTCATCGCGTTCCTCGGATTTGCCGTCGCGTTCGGCCCGCTGCTTGCCGGCAGCCGGCGGCGTGCCCTCGCCACGATGGGCGTGCCCGTGCCGGCGCGCTGA